The following proteins are co-located in the Hydrogenobacter hydrogenophilus genome:
- a CDS encoding lipoyl protein ligase domain-containing protein produces the protein MIEVRTGFENMSIDGNNLLALEEGRGKPAKRIYMWSEPTISIGYSQEPREFSVPVVRRPTGGGALLHGWDISFSIVDYKNAWGKSFSEIYRKLSQRLADAFGSIGVSVEICKNKGVQGDSYYCFFFPSLGELTVNGRKLVACAMRTLKRAFLLHGSIFLDLDYTVASQIIGVPEDELRRRIVCAQDLGLSKEDVLQVLSQGL, from the coding sequence ATGATAGAAGTAAGGACTGGCTTTGAAAACATGAGCATAGATGGGAATAATCTTTTGGCGCTTGAAGAAGGCAGAGGTAAGCCCGCCAAAAGGATATACATGTGGAGTGAGCCCACAATAAGCATAGGTTATTCACAAGAACCCAGAGAGTTTAGCGTGCCTGTAGTGAGAAGACCCACAGGTGGTGGCGCATTACTACACGGATGGGACATATCCTTTTCCATCGTTGATTACAAAAATGCTTGGGGTAAAAGCTTTTCAGAGATATACAGAAAGCTAAGCCAAAGATTAGCGGATGCTTTTGGTTCTATTGGTGTATCAGTAGAGATATGCAAAAACAAGGGTGTTCAAGGTGATAGTTATTACTGCTTCTTTTTTCCTAGCTTAGGAGAACTGACGGTAAATGGAAGAAAGCTTGTAGCTTGTGCCATGAGAACTCTCAAAAGGGCTTTTCTTTTACACGGTAGTATATTCTTGGACCTGGACTACACTGTGGCAAGCCAGATAATAGGTGTGCCAGAGGATGAACTAAGAAGGCGCATTGTGTGCGCTCAAGACTTGGGTCTTTCAAAGGAAGATGTTTTACAAGTGCTCAGTCAAGGCTTATAA
- the rsmI gene encoding 16S rRNA (cytidine(1402)-2'-O)-methyltransferase, whose protein sequence is MGKLYVVATPIGNLKDITLRALEVLKEVNFIACEDTRRTSILLNHFNIEGKKLLSYYEPKESVQVPKIIKLLEREDVALITDAGTPSISDPGYKLIKACIEKGIQVEVIPGPSAVLTALVGSGLPTDRFLFVGFLPRKGLAGFFEDIKKCEDTTIIAFESPNRILKSLEVMKEVYTDDLPVCVARELTKLHEEFIRGTLSEVYNQLSSRGEIKGEIVLLWRQ, encoded by the coding sequence ATGGGAAAGCTTTATGTGGTTGCCACTCCGATAGGAAACCTCAAAGACATAACCCTCAGAGCTCTTGAGGTGCTCAAAGAAGTGAATTTTATAGCCTGCGAAGACACAAGAAGAACAAGCATTCTTCTTAACCACTTTAATATAGAAGGAAAGAAACTGCTATCTTATTACGAGCCAAAGGAGAGCGTCCAAGTTCCTAAAATAATAAAGCTTCTTGAGAGGGAAGATGTGGCACTTATAACAGATGCAGGCACTCCCAGCATTTCTGACCCTGGTTATAAGCTCATCAAAGCTTGTATAGAAAAAGGTATTCAGGTGGAAGTGATCCCCGGACCCAGCGCAGTTCTCACCGCTTTGGTAGGCTCTGGCTTACCCACAGACAGATTTCTCTTTGTGGGATTTTTACCAAGAAAGGGTCTTGCAGGTTTTTTTGAAGATATAAAAAAGTGTGAAGATACTACCATCATAGCTTTTGAATCTCCTAATCGTATACTAAAGAGTCTTGAGGTTATGAAAGAAGTATATACAGATGACCTTCCTGTCTGTGTTGCAAGGGAGCTGACCAAACTACACGAAGAGTTTATTAGAGGTACGCTGTCTGAAGTGTATAACCAGCTCTCTTCAAGGGGAGAAATAAAGGGGGAAATAGTGCTTCTTTGGAGGCAATAA
- a CDS encoding ATP-binding protein: protein MEHIGIVLGTKPISPLEFWIGVSEGHILELDHVVYVESKAGNQKVIFYGIVQEVHKFLEGAESVYDARLATDGIIPVEVAYTAKVSVTRIEPELFLPPAPGDKVYRAIGHHFEKALYYDQMKTKIPAGLTRSGEPVYINYHFINGKEGAHVSISGMSGIATKTSYAMFLLYSIINKADDMKDIHGMVFNVKGKDLLWIDKKNKYLSQEDKEAWLRLGLKPEPFKNVIFYVPPEEKNPDIPDCERLDEKVVPFYWSMREFAEDGLLKFMFVEGEEGMSNINYTIDKVANKLYTLAKNSPVGRLIDDYGRDIEDLDAFEKILEEAIQDKEQNKSSEIYKSWFGDAQLQTTYAFMRRFHRAKTYIRRFVRSQGSSPIKWQDHKLSVIDISGLHSIAKMFVVGAILRKVFREKEETSKSYPKIFVVLDELNKYAPKDSWSPIKDIILDIAERGRSLGVILIGAQQTASEIEKRVIANSAVKVVGRMDSSEVMGKEYEFLLGNFRQRAIMLKKGTMIMYQPDIPTPLVFRFPRPSWATRKEEVEEEVHVPEDFGNF, encoded by the coding sequence ATGGAACACATAGGTATAGTTCTTGGGACTAAACCCATATCTCCCCTTGAGTTTTGGATAGGTGTAAGCGAGGGGCATATACTTGAGCTTGATCATGTGGTGTATGTGGAATCAAAAGCAGGAAACCAAAAGGTGATCTTTTATGGTATTGTCCAAGAGGTGCATAAGTTCCTTGAAGGTGCAGAGTCTGTGTATGATGCTCGCCTTGCCACGGATGGTATCATACCCGTAGAAGTAGCTTATACCGCAAAGGTAAGCGTGACAAGGATAGAACCTGAGCTATTTTTACCACCTGCACCAGGAGACAAAGTGTACAGAGCGATAGGACATCACTTTGAAAAGGCACTTTACTATGATCAGATGAAGACAAAGATACCTGCAGGTCTTACCCGCAGTGGAGAACCCGTTTATATAAACTATCACTTTATCAACGGTAAAGAGGGAGCCCATGTTAGCATCTCTGGCATGTCAGGAATAGCCACTAAAACTTCTTATGCTATGTTTCTACTCTACTCCATTATTAACAAAGCAGACGATATGAAGGACATTCACGGTATGGTTTTTAATGTGAAAGGCAAAGACCTTTTATGGATAGACAAGAAAAACAAGTATCTTTCACAAGAGGATAAAGAGGCTTGGCTAAGATTGGGATTAAAACCGGAGCCTTTCAAAAATGTGATCTTTTATGTTCCACCAGAAGAGAAAAACCCTGATATACCTGATTGTGAAAGGCTTGACGAAAAGGTAGTACCTTTTTACTGGAGTATGAGGGAGTTTGCAGAAGATGGACTCTTAAAGTTCATGTTCGTTGAAGGCGAAGAGGGCATGTCCAACATAAACTACACTATAGACAAGGTCGCTAACAAACTATACACACTTGCCAAGAATAGTCCAGTGGGCAGGTTAATAGACGATTACGGTAGAGATATAGAGGATTTAGACGCTTTTGAAAAGATTCTTGAAGAAGCTATTCAGGACAAAGAGCAGAACAAAAGCTCAGAGATCTACAAAAGCTGGTTTGGAGATGCACAGCTTCAGACAACATACGCTTTTATGAGAAGGTTTCACAGAGCTAAAACCTACATAAGGAGGTTTGTCCGGAGTCAAGGGAGTTCACCCATAAAATGGCAAGATCATAAGCTCTCTGTCATAGATATAAGTGGACTCCACAGTATAGCCAAGATGTTCGTTGTGGGTGCTATCCTGAGAAAAGTCTTTAGAGAGAAGGAGGAAACCTCAAAATCCTATCCTAAAATCTTCGTAGTACTTGACGAGCTAAATAAGTACGCACCCAAAGATAGCTGGAGTCCTATAAAGGACATTATCCTTGACATAGCAGAAAGAGGTAGAAGCTTGGGTGTTATTCTAATAGGTGCTCAGCAGACAGCAAGTGAGATAGAAAAAAGAGTAATAGCAAACTCTGCGGTAAAGGTAGTAGGTAGAATGGACAGCAGTGAAGTGATGGGTAAAGAGTACGAGTTTCTTTTGGGCAATTTCAGACAAAGAGCTATCATGCTGAAAAAAGGTACCATGATCATGTACCAGCCAGACATACCTACTCCCTTAGTGTTTAGATTTCCAAGACCATCTTGGGCAACGAGAAAGGAAGAGGTAGAGGAGGAGGTGCATGTACCAGAAGATTTTGGTAATTTTTAG
- the bioB gene encoding biotin synthase BioB: MDSKEKFIIDLGEKVIQGEHISREEALEVLRIPDEYIALLVYIAQKVKNAFFPSNSVEFCSIINAKSGACSEDCKFCAQSKFYKTPINIYSLVPKDEIVEGAYRGVEFGANRYCVVLSGKKATFQEVEKIAQAVEEIKHREKLPINVCVSAGTLDEEDLLRLKSAGVRRINHNLETSERFFPNIVSTHTWRERYETIKRIKYVGLSACCGGIFGMGETDQDRVDLALTYRELGVDSIPLNFLMPIEGTPMQNAPGIGPLEALKVIAMFRLTNPKAELRLCGGREQTLRDFHGMAVLMTNAMMVGGYLTRAGRDIKKDYQLLRDLKAERLQKVLE, from the coding sequence ATGGACAGCAAGGAGAAGTTTATTATAGATTTAGGAGAAAAAGTCATCCAAGGAGAGCACATCTCAAGAGAAGAAGCCCTAGAAGTTTTGAGAATCCCTGATGAATACATAGCCCTGCTTGTTTATATAGCACAGAAGGTAAAAAATGCCTTTTTCCCTTCCAACAGTGTGGAGTTTTGCTCCATAATAAACGCAAAAAGTGGAGCCTGCTCGGAAGATTGTAAGTTCTGCGCTCAGTCTAAGTTTTACAAAACACCCATAAACATATACTCCTTAGTGCCCAAAGATGAGATAGTAGAAGGTGCTTACAGGGGTGTTGAGTTTGGTGCCAACAGGTACTGCGTAGTGCTGAGCGGTAAGAAGGCAACCTTCCAAGAAGTAGAAAAGATAGCACAGGCTGTTGAGGAGATAAAGCACAGAGAGAAACTACCTATAAATGTATGCGTGTCTGCCGGCACTCTTGATGAGGAAGACCTCCTTAGACTAAAATCTGCCGGTGTGCGGAGGATCAATCATAATCTTGAAACTTCCGAAAGGTTCTTCCCAAACATAGTAAGCACTCATACTTGGAGAGAACGCTATGAGACTATAAAACGCATCAAGTATGTGGGACTCTCCGCGTGCTGTGGTGGTATATTTGGTATGGGCGAGACAGACCAAGACAGGGTTGACCTTGCCTTAACCTACAGAGAGCTGGGTGTGGACTCCATACCTCTAAACTTTCTTATGCCTATAGAAGGCACACCTATGCAAAACGCTCCCGGAATTGGTCCTTTAGAAGCTCTCAAGGTTATAGCAATGTTTAGACTTACAAACCCTAAAGCGGAATTAAGACTGTGCGGAGGAAGAGAGCAAACTCTCAGGGACTTTCACGGAATGGCTGTCCTTATGACCAATGCCATGATGGTGGGTGGGTATTTAACGCGTGCAGGAAGAGATATAAAGAAGGACTATCAACTGCTTAGAGACCTCAAAGCGGAAAGACTACAAAAAGTCCTTGAATGA
- a CDS encoding universal stress protein, translating to MFKRLLVGLDGSKSSWTACEYAFDFAQKLNLPVVGIHIIDERLMEESFLEDLAGVLGFTFYYGVSSKVKEFLESQADLILEEFLSLGRQKGVKASSFQTVGIPHKEIVSQADAEDLLFLGKKGKRPVEGFLLGSTADTVVRSSPCPVFLSAEEKRDLKRVCVAYDGKEMSKKGMKMALQIKDLFGSEIYALHVGDESMIDEVFKSADHYESLKGLPEEKIVEYCKEKEVDLLIMGAFSKGRFKEFLFGSITSFVVHHLDIPMLLVK from the coding sequence ATGTTTAAAAGATTATTGGTGGGATTGGACGGTTCTAAGTCAAGCTGGACTGCTTGCGAGTATGCCTTTGACTTTGCACAAAAGTTAAACCTCCCAGTAGTGGGCATTCATATCATAGATGAGAGGCTCATGGAGGAGAGCTTTCTTGAAGACTTAGCGGGTGTTTTGGGTTTTACCTTTTACTACGGTGTATCTTCCAAAGTTAAAGAGTTCTTAGAGTCTCAGGCAGACCTTATTTTGGAGGAGTTTCTTAGCTTAGGAAGACAGAAGGGTGTAAAAGCTTCTTCCTTTCAAACTGTTGGTATTCCTCACAAAGAGATCGTCTCTCAAGCAGATGCGGAGGATCTGCTATTCTTAGGTAAGAAAGGTAAAAGGCCTGTAGAAGGTTTCCTTCTTGGTTCTACTGCAGATACAGTGGTAAGAAGTTCTCCTTGTCCCGTCTTCCTATCTGCAGAAGAAAAAAGGGACCTAAAAAGGGTGTGCGTAGCATACGATGGCAAAGAAATGTCCAAGAAAGGCATGAAAATGGCTTTGCAAATAAAGGATCTTTTTGGCTCTGAAATCTACGCTCTGCATGTAGGTGATGAAAGCATGATAGATGAAGTGTTTAAAAGTGCGGATCATTACGAAAGTTTGAAAGGACTGCCAGAGGAGAAAATAGTAGAATACTGTAAAGAAAAGGAAGTAGACCTTTTAATTATGGGTGCTTTTTCCAAAGGGCGGTTCAAGGAGTTTCTTTTTGGTAGTATAACTTCCTTTGTGGTGCATCACCTTGACATACCAATGCTTTTGGTGAAGTAA
- the infB gene encoding translation initiation factor IF-2 has translation MGKVRLQDVAKELGKSVKDVRELLKAYGIEKSNFSHLEEEELQIIYDNFGVEKEEEKQEELQETKKEEKRQEKKEQKQPKKESVKLEKPKAGFHEKKESKSIPKAPPPPPEVKEQKTEEKPKKETVVEKKISKEEQQVLKKLEQQIEKKKKEEKKEEEIKIVEIPQIITVRELADILKVPPNQVMAELLKRGILATINQTIPAEVAVSIAEGMGFLAEIKSVEEKIDQEEEEEPSENLQPRPPVVVVMGHVDHGKTTLLDAVRKTNVAEREKGGITQHIGASVVELPDGRKITFLDTPGHEAFISLRARGAQVTDIAVLVVAADDGVMPQTVEAINHARAFNVPIIVAVNKIDKPGADPQRVRRELSELGLIPEEWGGDTIFVDVSAKTGQNIDQLLEYILLLADLLELKADPTKRAKGTIIESKLDKQKGVVATVLVQEGTLYVGDIFVAGTTYGRVRAMTDDKGRRLKSAGPSTPVEVLGFEDLPMAGDTFKVVPDEKTARQIAEARRLQKEQLEKVSRGLALEEVFKKIQEGELKELKLIVKTDTVGSLEAIKKSLSDIHSQEVAIRIIHGDVGGITENDIMLAKASSAIVIGFNTRPDVKAKEAAEREKVDVRLYSIIYELIDDVKKALKGMLKPVEKEVVLGSAEVRAVFKIKSVGNVAGCYVLEGKVVRNAKARLIRNGVVIYDGKIEGLKRFKEDVQEVAKGYECGIKLKDYNDIKVGDVIECYEIKLEQAQL, from the coding sequence ATGGGCAAAGTAAGATTGCAAGATGTAGCAAAAGAGTTGGGCAAAAGCGTAAAGGATGTAAGGGAACTCCTAAAAGCGTACGGTATAGAAAAATCTAACTTTTCTCACCTTGAGGAAGAAGAGCTACAGATCATATACGATAACTTTGGTGTAGAAAAAGAAGAAGAAAAACAGGAAGAGTTGCAAGAAACCAAAAAGGAAGAGAAAAGGCAGGAAAAGAAGGAGCAAAAACAACCTAAAAAGGAATCAGTTAAGTTAGAAAAACCAAAAGCAGGTTTCCACGAAAAGAAAGAGTCAAAATCTATACCCAAAGCACCACCCCCTCCACCAGAAGTCAAAGAACAGAAAACGGAAGAAAAACCCAAAAAAGAGACTGTAGTTGAGAAAAAGATAAGCAAGGAAGAACAGCAAGTTCTCAAAAAGCTTGAACAACAGATAGAGAAAAAGAAAAAGGAAGAAAAGAAGGAAGAGGAGATAAAGATAGTTGAAATACCACAGATTATCACTGTTAGAGAGCTCGCAGACATACTAAAAGTACCACCCAATCAGGTTATGGCAGAGCTTCTCAAGAGGGGGATACTTGCAACCATAAACCAGACTATACCAGCGGAAGTGGCTGTGTCCATAGCGGAAGGTATGGGATTTCTTGCGGAGATAAAGAGCGTGGAAGAAAAAATAGATCAAGAGGAAGAAGAAGAGCCATCAGAAAACCTTCAACCAAGACCTCCCGTAGTGGTGGTAATGGGGCATGTGGATCACGGAAAAACCACACTTCTTGATGCGGTGCGTAAAACCAACGTGGCGGAAAGGGAAAAGGGAGGAATAACCCAGCACATTGGTGCGTCTGTTGTGGAGCTTCCAGACGGAAGGAAAATAACTTTTCTGGACACACCGGGACACGAAGCCTTTATCTCTCTGAGAGCAAGAGGCGCGCAGGTCACGGACATAGCGGTGCTTGTAGTTGCTGCAGATGACGGCGTGATGCCACAGACAGTAGAAGCCATAAATCACGCAAGAGCTTTTAATGTGCCTATCATAGTAGCTGTTAACAAAATAGACAAACCAGGTGCTGATCCCCAGAGAGTAAGGCGGGAACTTTCAGAGCTTGGGCTAATACCCGAAGAGTGGGGAGGAGACACCATATTCGTAGATGTATCTGCCAAAACAGGCCAGAACATAGACCAGCTTCTTGAATACATACTGCTGTTGGCAGACCTGCTTGAACTCAAAGCCGATCCCACAAAAAGAGCCAAAGGCACCATCATAGAATCCAAGCTGGACAAACAGAAAGGAGTGGTTGCAACAGTTTTAGTTCAAGAAGGCACTCTTTATGTAGGAGACATCTTTGTTGCAGGCACCACCTACGGAAGAGTCAGAGCCATGACAGATGACAAGGGTAGAAGGCTCAAGTCCGCAGGACCATCAACTCCAGTAGAGGTCTTAGGTTTTGAGGATCTACCCATGGCAGGAGATACCTTTAAAGTAGTACCTGACGAAAAGACTGCGAGGCAGATAGCCGAAGCAAGAAGACTACAAAAGGAGCAGTTGGAGAAAGTGTCAAGAGGTTTGGCTCTTGAAGAGGTCTTTAAGAAGATTCAAGAGGGAGAGCTAAAAGAACTCAAGCTTATAGTAAAGACGGATACTGTTGGTTCCTTAGAAGCAATAAAGAAATCCCTTTCAGATATACACAGTCAAGAGGTAGCCATAAGGATCATACACGGTGATGTGGGTGGTATAACAGAAAATGACATTATGCTTGCAAAAGCTAGTTCCGCTATAGTAATAGGTTTTAACACGAGACCCGATGTAAAAGCTAAGGAAGCTGCAGAGAGGGAAAAGGTAGATGTAAGACTTTACAGCATCATTTACGAGCTTATAGATGATGTCAAAAAAGCCCTCAAGGGTATGCTAAAACCTGTAGAGAAAGAGGTGGTGTTAGGTTCTGCAGAGGTAAGAGCGGTCTTTAAGATAAAGTCTGTGGGAAATGTGGCGGGTTGTTATGTGCTTGAAGGTAAAGTGGTCAGAAACGCAAAAGCAAGGCTTATAAGAAACGGCGTGGTTATATACGATGGCAAGATAGAAGGACTAAAGAGGTTCAAAGAGGATGTGCAGGAAGTAGCAAAAGGCTACGAATGCGGTATAAAGCTAAAAGATTACAACGATATAAAGGTGGGTGATGTGATAGAATGCTACGAGATAAAGTTAGAACAAGCACAACTCTGA
- a CDS encoding N-acetylmuramoyl-L-alanine amidase, with protein sequence MYQKILVIFSLLLAISFGQVVSVRYGSYPEKERIVLDFNNRVDYRVVLLEDPKRIVVDILSQGDFALRVPKGINYRLGKHPWGTRIVFERDFSSVKAFSVEDPFRIVIDLFKKMEKQEENNDDALLAILDPKVLKIIQYDAGAKEKVISERKKNVIITQRRTIVIDAGHGGHDPGAIGYMGIKEKDINLAIAKKLAEYLSQDGRFRVIMTRKDDTFLPLQERANTALKNRADLFISIHANASPQGVSHHASGTYIFAISSEAAKKKKHQIINNDSYAKLVLGTADVPISAKKVLADLAMDVTLYESVSFGEKIAKSIARELGREVQFKGIQRAGFAVLKTPGIPSVLIETGFITNPDEAVLMADKDFQDKFARAIYTAVVNYFFPMEKKLTLSQ encoded by the coding sequence ATGTACCAGAAGATTTTGGTAATTTTTAGTTTGCTTTTGGCCATCTCTTTTGGGCAGGTCGTAAGCGTAAGATACGGAAGCTATCCGGAAAAAGAAAGGATAGTCTTGGATTTTAACAACAGAGTGGACTACAGAGTTGTGCTACTTGAAGACCCAAAGAGAATAGTTGTGGACATACTTTCTCAGGGAGACTTTGCTTTAAGAGTTCCAAAAGGTATAAACTACCGCTTGGGCAAACATCCATGGGGCACAAGGATAGTTTTTGAAAGGGATTTTTCAAGCGTGAAAGCCTTTTCCGTAGAAGATCCTTTCAGGATAGTTATAGATCTTTTCAAAAAGATGGAAAAACAGGAAGAAAATAACGACGATGCTCTGCTGGCTATTCTCGATCCGAAAGTGCTCAAGATTATACAGTACGATGCAGGAGCTAAGGAGAAGGTAATAAGCGAGCGCAAAAAGAACGTGATCATCACGCAGAGAAGGACTATAGTGATAGATGCGGGACACGGTGGGCATGACCCAGGAGCCATAGGATACATGGGCATAAAGGAAAAAGACATAAACTTAGCTATAGCCAAGAAGTTGGCAGAGTATCTATCACAAGATGGAAGGTTTAGAGTAATCATGACGAGAAAAGATGACACCTTTTTACCTCTTCAGGAAAGAGCAAACACCGCTTTAAAAAACAGAGCAGACCTTTTTATAAGCATACATGCCAACGCATCTCCACAAGGTGTATCTCATCACGCAAGTGGTACTTATATTTTTGCTATATCCTCTGAGGCAGCAAAAAAGAAAAAACACCAGATAATAAACAATGACAGCTATGCCAAGTTAGTGCTTGGTACTGCAGATGTTCCCATCAGTGCCAAAAAGGTGCTTGCAGACCTTGCTATGGATGTGACGCTCTACGAGAGTGTATCTTTTGGTGAAAAAATAGCCAAGAGTATTGCAAGGGAGTTGGGAAGAGAGGTGCAGTTTAAGGGAATACAGCGGGCTGGCTTTGCGGTGCTTAAAACTCCGGGTATTCCTTCTGTGCTTATAGAAACGGGTTTTATAACTAATCCTGATGAGGCAGTTCTTATGGCTGACAAGGACTTTCAGGATAAGTTTGCTCGTGCCATATACACTGCAGTAGTAAACTACTTTTTCCCTATGGAGAAGAAGCTCACTTTAAGCCAATGA
- a CDS encoding 7-carboxy-7-deazaguanine synthase QueE has translation MLRDKVRTSTTLSINEIYPTIQGEGLLVGSPCLMVRFQGCNIRCPWCDQPSALVFKRPNTDLSTLLEEIKRHPHKHIVLTGGEPLAQPNLHLLVYELIQEGYFVQIETNGTLWNENLKVVEDRIHITCSPKWTANWYVHPSVLKNAKELKFVVDDNFSSHILKRSEFLPFLEKGLVVLQPEGNKEKFLQKALKIQTDLLEEGYTVRVLPQLHKLIGLK, from the coding sequence ATGCTACGAGATAAAGTTAGAACAAGCACAACTCTGAGCATAAACGAGATATATCCTACCATTCAGGGAGAGGGATTACTTGTGGGAAGTCCGTGTCTTATGGTGCGATTTCAGGGATGCAACATAAGGTGTCCGTGGTGTGATCAGCCTTCTGCTTTAGTATTTAAAAGACCAAACACAGACCTTTCTACCCTCTTGGAAGAGATAAAGCGCCATCCTCACAAACACATAGTGCTTACAGGTGGAGAGCCTTTGGCACAACCAAACCTTCACCTCTTAGTTTACGAGCTTATTCAAGAGGGTTATTTTGTGCAGATAGAAACAAACGGCACACTCTGGAACGAAAACTTAAAAGTAGTAGAAGACCGTATACACATAACATGCTCTCCCAAATGGACCGCAAACTGGTATGTGCATCCTTCTGTGCTCAAGAACGCTAAAGAGTTAAAATTTGTCGTTGATGATAACTTCTCTTCTCACATTCTAAAAAGAAGTGAGTTCTTACCTTTTCTTGAAAAGGGTCTGGTGGTGCTACAACCAGAAGGCAACAAAGAGAAGTTTTTGCAAAAAGCCCTAAAAATCCAGACAGACCTGCTTGAAGAAGGATACACTGTCAGAGTTTTGCCCCAGCTTCACAAACTCATTGGCTTAAAGTGA